Proteins encoded in a region of the Natator depressus isolate rNatDep1 chromosome 23, rNatDep2.hap1, whole genome shotgun sequence genome:
- the ACTMAP gene encoding actin maturation protease isoform X2, giving the protein MAGSLLSLSQDVSLERIVQVALERGYTAQGEMFSAADMAQLAEEVFQCRAELLSGGLEGENRGRILRHLTAGCPLLLPYDEDSNHEPCRRRGYKAHWAVVSGLLLGLRDGALGPACQEDEQIPGLFRPGPACPPPAPEDVLEIYLLSKQGKSWRPQLWNYRQAHESNAQLMDFCPKRAGDGKVYVVPAGGVRAGLCGKSVLLHPRTTQSALPQPAGPPRAAER; this is encoded by the exons ATGGCAGGCTCCCTCCTCAGTCTGTCCCAGGACGTCTCCCTGGAGAGGATCGTGCAGGTGGcattggagagaggctacactgCCCAAGGAGAAATGTTCTCAG CGGCTGACATGGCCCAGCTGGCCGAGGAGGTGTTCCAGTGCCGGGCCGAGCTGCTTTCGGGAGGTCTGGAGGGAGAGAACCGGGGCAGGATCCTTCGCCATCTGACTGCTGGCTGCCCCCTGCTACTGCC CTACGACGAGGACTCCAACCACGAGCCCTGCAGGAGACGCGGCTACAAAGCCCACTGGGCCGTCGTCTCAG gaCTCCTGCTGGGCCTCCGGGACGGCGCCctcggcccggcctgccaggagGACGAGCAGATCCCCGGCCTCTTCCGCCccggcccagcctgccccccgcccgccccggaGGACGTGCTGGAGATCTACCTGCTCTCCAAGCAGGGCAAGAGCTGGCGCCCCCAGCTGTGGAATTACCGGCAGGCACACGAGAGCAACGCCCAGCTGATGGACTTCTGCCCCAAGCGGGCGGGCGACGGCAAGGTCTACGTGGTGCCCGCGGGCGGCGTCAGGGCAGGGCTCTGCGGCAAGTCGGTGCTGCTGCACCCAAGGACCACACAGagcgccctgccccagccagccggGCCACCCCGTGCTGCCGAGCGCTAG